The following nucleotide sequence is from Peribacillus sp. ACCC06369.
AACTATAATGAATTAGCTCAAAGCGTTAAGATTTCCGATGATAAAAAGCATATATTGCTTGATGCCGACCCATCTTTATCACTTATCGGAAAAGGCCGCAGCGCTTATGTATTCCGAATACATTCCACCAATAAAGCACTAAAAGTATTTTTCCCGGACCATACTCACACAGCTAAAGTAGAAGCTGAAATATACAAAACCGTTCAATCGATCGATTACTATCCAACCCTATATGATGCGGGGGTAAATTATCTGGTAATAGATCACATCGAAGGCAACACCCTTTTTGAATGTTTAACATTGGGAATCCCAATAACGGAAGAAAATATCAAGGAGATTGACCATGCCTTACAATTAGCAAGGAAAGAGGGATTGAACCCTTCTGATATTCATTTACGAAACATCTTCATCACTTCCGAAAAGAAGGTGAAGATCATTGACGTTGCGAGGTTTAAGCAAGTGAAATCCTGCAATCAGTGGCACGACCTGAAAAGTGCTTTTCACCTTTTCTATTCGAAGTCATTTTTTCCGAAGAAAATCCCAGGCTTCATACTGAATTCCATTGCAGCGATTTATAAAAAGAGATTCTTGCCCATCTGATCATATCACTATAAAAAAATCACATTGGAGGCACATATGAAAAAAATCATGACCATTGCTTTACTGTCCATCCTTACATTAAGCGGATGCTCGCTTTTGGGAGAAGTCAATTCATCATTGGAGTATGCAGATAATGCCACGGAGTATATAAGTACCGTTAAGGAATTTTCCAATGAGGTGCCCGCATTGTCACAAGACGCCGTCGCGAATACCGAAGCAAGAGCAAATCTTGAAAAAGAACTGGAATTAATGAAAACGGAGATTGAAGAATTCAATTCAACTGAACCACCCCAAATCGCTGAAGGCATCCATGAGAAGATCGTCAGCTCAAATCAACAGCTTTCAGATGGAATTGAATTATACTTGAATAATATTGAAAATGGCCAAATTGACCCTAAGGCATTGGAAGATTCAGAGATAATGAAATCAATCGATAATATAACAGGATTGGCAAAGCAAATTGAAGAGTTGGGTAATTAAGCAGCCTGCTCCATTAAAATGAAGAACTCCTCGTACCGATGTCCCTTTTAATTTCAAGGAATCATGAATAAAAAAGGAATGTTCGGAACAAATTATTGACATGAAACCAAAAGGTTTTATATAATCGATAAAGCGAAACCAATTGGTTTTATATTTTTAATTAAATAGGAGAATCAGTATGGAAAATCAACATACATTACAAGATATCAAAAAGACGATTATTCTTGAAGCACCCATCCAAAAAGTTTGGGATACAGTTTCGACTGCCGAGGGTATAGCTTCATGGTTCATGCCAAATGATTTTCAACCGAAAGTTGGACATGAGTTCCATGTCCAATCACCTTTTGGTCCTTCTCCTTGTAAGGTATTAGAGTTAGATGCTCCTCATCGGCTTTCATTCGCTTGGGATACGGACGGTTGGATCATATCGTTCACTTTAAAAGAACTGGATGGCAAAACGGAGTTTACCCTTATTCATGGTGGTTGGAAAGAGCCTGACACGATTCTTCCGAAACCGAACGAAAAAAGCTCAGTCATTCGCGATAGAATGGATCATGGCTGGGAACAGATCGTTAATCAAAATCTTAAAAAGGCTGTTGAGGGCTAAGTGTCTGCAGCAGAAAAGCATGATGTATTTCAGGCTATCGCGGACCCAACCCGCAGAAAGGTCCTGCAATTGCTTGCTGAAGGTGATTTACCCATTTCAGAAATCACTTCTCACTTTTCCATGAGCCGTACAGCGATTGCCAAGCATCTTCATATCCTTTCTGAAGCTGAATTGGTCAGTGGCCGGAAGGTAGGAAGAGAGAAACGCTTTCGGCTTCATCCAGAACCTTTAGCGGAATTGAAACAGTGGCTTTCTTTTTACGATCAATTTTGGGATAACAAACTATCCATCCTTAAACATGTGATTGAAAATCCAAGGGAAAATGGATTTAAAGCCGCCGAAAAAGAAAAGGACACGGATGAACAATCATAATGAAGAACCCCCCGGCGCATTGCACCGGGGGGTTTTCTTCATTAATTTATGCATCCATTTCAATATTGTGTTCTTTGCGCTTCCTGATGACCATCGTTAGCAACAACAGTAAATTAAATACAATTATGCATCCAGTAAGGAACATGATACTCGTTGTCAATGCATCCGCTCCAAGGCTCGTACTCATCGCCTGACGGAAGCCCATGACTGAGTATGTCATTGGTATGAACGGGTGAACATGACTGAAGAAGTTATTGGTCAGTTCCACAGGGAACATTCCTCCGCTTGCTCCTAGCTGTAATACAAGGAATATCATCGCTAATAAACGACCTGGATTTCCAAATCCTACAGTTAAGAAAGTAACGATGAACATGAAAGTAAGGGAAGTCAATATGGAAACCCCTATGAATTGCCCCATGTTCTCGACCTGTAAATCCATTCCCCAAATCATGATTGCATCCAATACTAATGCTGAAATCGTGGCTTGTATAAATAGGACCGTAAATTTACTGAACCACCATGCCGCTCCTGATGTAGGTCTTGTAGATGGCTTGCCTGTCGGGTATCCCATATTGAAGGCAATCGCTCCTACAAATAACCCTAGAGACAATACGTAAGGAGCCAGAGCATGACCATAATTAGGCACCTCACTGCTTTTTTGTTCTTTAACCTGTGTCGGCTCAGCAATCATGCTGTAATTATCATCGGTTGTTTTATTTCCCCTTATTTCTTCTGCACCATCACTTAGTTTTTCCGAAAGTTCGACCGTTCCATCTTTTAGTGAGGAGATTCCATCACCCAATTTATGTGAACCTTCAGCTAGTGCCGATGAACCTTCATTGATCTTACCTGCGCCTTCAGCAAGTTGGATCACCCCATTGCTTAAAGTAGGCAGATTGCTTGCCAATTGTTCAGTGCCTTTAACAAGTGCTGATGAGCCATCGTTCAAGGATGCTGAGTTGGCATTCAGTTGATTGGCTCCATTAGCAAGTTTGTTCGCCCCCTCGCCAACTTTGCTAACACCAAATGCATACTTCTCCAGACCATTTCCAAAGGAGGATGACCCTGCTTGAAGTTGTGAAACTCCATCAACCAACTGACCAGATCCCTCAGTTAGTTTTGACAAGCCATTATTTAACGAGGAACCGCCTTGTGCTAACTGATTGATCCCATTCACTAGTTCCGGTGCTCGTTCATTTAAGCTTTCGGTTGCCGCCGTTAATTGATTGCTGCCTTTAACTGCTTCATTCAAGCCGCTATTTAATTGGGTTGCACCAGGAATCAATTGTTCTTCCAGTGCGTTCCTTATCGCGGTATATCCATTTAACGCTGATGCCGCGTTTGGATTGACTTTATTCACCGCATTATTTAAATTGGCCACTTGTTCTGGAAGCTGGCCTAATCCATTCAATACTGGCATTACTTTATTCGTTAATTGTGTTGATAAGTCGGATACACTTGAAGCAAGAGTCGATGCAATTTGTTTTTGTGCTTCCGCTTGCATTTGAAGTTCATTTTGAATGGCTCCGATTAATTCGGATTGTTGTTCACTGGTCATACTTTTGTATGCTTCAGTGTTTTGTACAGTATTGATTGTGCTTTGTCCATTATTCGCAATCGTTGATTGAAGTTCTGTTAAAGCTGCTTGGCTATTCTCGAGATTTGCTGTAATGCCCGATACGGTACCGGACGCACCGCTTCCTGCAGGAACCGCTTCTTGCAATTGATTTACACCGCTTTGAATGCTTGTCAGGCCTTGCTTAAGCTGACTCAGCTGTTCTTCCGCGGGCAATTGGCCATCCATCTTTTTCAGGCCGTCATTTAATGCCTGGCTTCCTTCTGAAAGTTTAGTGATTCCCTCATTTAAGCTCTGCTGACCTACTGCCATTTTTGGGATTCCCGTAGATTCGTCAGTCAGCTGGCTTGCATTTTGTGATAACTGATTCAAGCCATCATTTAAATTCGCACTGCCTGTTTGCGCTTGTGCCAATCCATTATTTAATGTTTGGGCTCCTGGAACCATTTTTGCAAGCCCTGTGGAAAGTTGGGAAGAACCTTGTATAAGCGCTCCACTATTATTAGTCAACTCCCCTGTACCAGATGCGAGTTCGTTAGCACCCGTTTGCAACTGACCGACACCAGACGTGTATTGTGAAATTCCCTTGCTTAATTCCGACGCCCCACGTTCAAGTTTATTGGCTCCTTCCAAAAACTCGCCAACGCCAATTTGAAGTTTATTCGCGCCATCTTTAAAAGTTAATGTACTAGAAGCCAATTTATTCAGATTGTCTGTCACTTCTTTGTTTCCATCATGCAGTTTTTCAGCACCGTCATCCAGTTTTGATGCCCCGTCTGCTGCATCACCGAATCCATCTCCGATTTCATCCAGTTGTGAGAAGATCGCTTCTGCATATTCCTTTGTGACACTTTCTGCAATTTCAGTCTTCAAATTATTCGTTGCCTGTTTTCCGACCGTTTCAGAAACGAAACTGCGTCCAGGATTCACATCATACGTTAAATTCATTTTTTGTGGCTTATCATCCATGACGGTTGAAGCATTTTTCGAAAAGTCCTCAGGAATGGTGACGACCATATAATATGTACCATCATCGAATCCTTTTTTCGCCGCTTTTTCCGTTACGAAATGCCATTCTAAATCATCGTTGTCCCTTAATTGCTCGATTAGCTCATCACCGACAGATAAGGTTTTACCCTCATACTCCGCCTTCACATCATTATTCACGACTGCAACAGGCAATTTACCGGTATTTCCGTATGGATTCCAAGCAGAACTTAGGAATAACCCCCCATAAATAATCGGCACGAACAGTAATACGATTGCGACCCCGATCAGTTTTCGATTTGTAAGTAAAAGCTTCCATTCTTGTTTAAGCATGTTCACTCTTTTTCACCTTTCTTTTCACGAATTAATTCACCCAATGACCCCGAATTCCAATTAACAGTCGGTATATCCGTGGTGCCAAAGCTTTCTTTAAGCAAATCTGCTACTGTTTGACTGGAAAAGAAATCCATTAAAAGTTCATCCGCCTGAGAAAACATCCGACGAAGAACGTCCATGCCCTTTTCTGCATACTCTCCATCTTTAAACGCTTTTTCTATAAGTCCTGTATCTGGAAACATCGAAATGGGGCCTTCCATCGCTTCAATAATTTCAAGGTTTTTAATCTTATCTACACTTTTGGCAAGAGAAAGGCCGCCATTATTACCAGGAACGGAAGTGATTATCTGCTTAACGACCAATTTCCTAATGATTTTCTTCAAATAAGAAGGAGACACCTCTAACCGCCTGCTGATCTCATTAGACGAAAGCGGTACATTTTTATCCTGGGTAGAGAGTATAACAATGATGCATATAGCTTGCTCGACACCTTTTGTTAATTGCAAATCAGTTCACCTCTTCAAGTATGTATGTGGATGTTTGATATCCATAATGGATATTCGGTATCTATAATTAAACCCTGTTTCAACTTAGAAATCAAGTTATTTCTAGAAAAAATTTCTAAAAAAGCGTTTTGGGTCCTCAAAACAAGGTGAACCCCACATGACAACATCATGCGGGGTTCACCTTTGGAAGGATCTATTATAGGTCATTTAAAAATTCATTGACTGCCTCTGGAGTTTTAGCATTTGCACTGTGCAGGTGTGCAACCTTTTCTCCATTTTTAAATACTAATAAAGATGGAATTCCCATTACGGTTTGCTCTTCAGAAATCTCTGGGAACTCGTCACGATCGATTGTAAACCACTGTTTGTCTTGATGTTCTTGAGTGATCTCATCAATGAACATGTCTAAACGTTTGCAGTCTGGACACCACGTAGTCGTAAAAATCCCGACCGTCAGTCCCTCTTGTTTGATGTGTTCACGGTATTCTTGTTCTGTATTAATATTTTTCATGATTGTCTCCTCCGAGCTTTTCTTATCATCATCATACTTTAATCAATGAATATATGTACTCAAGAATTACTATATAATTTATTCCTTCCCAGTTCAAACGGTTTAACCTCGATCTATCCCACTATTGCCCGGTTTATGTTGATTGTTTATGAAAAATTCTCCTTTTTCCGTCGACAGGTATGTGATATTACTTTTAATCTAGCAATCCACAAATCAGTGTTTATTCATGAAAAAAGCCACTTTCCAGTGGTCTTTTCACTTCATTCATATTGGGAGAGTTAGTTGCCAGGAAACACCGAACTTATCGGATACCCATCCGAACTTCTTACTAAAGAAATAATCACCCAATGGCATCATCACTTGTCCGCCATCAGTTAAGCTCGCATAAAGCCTGTCAATTTCCTCTTCACTATCACATGTAAGGAATATTGAAAACGAAGGTGTAAACGTAAATTGATGCTTAACATTGCTATCGATGCACATAAATTCCTGATCCTTCAAGGTAAAGGTAGCCTGCATGACACTCCCCTCTGTACCTGATTCATTTGCACCATACCGTTTCATGCTGGTTATTTTCGATCCTTCAATTAAAGATGTGTAGTAATTCATTGCTTCTTCCGCATTTCCTTCGAACATCAAGAAAGGTGTGACCTTCATCATTCTCATCAAACCCCTTTTCATCTTTAATTAATTTCTTGCATTGAATCATGGCGCCCACCAGTTACCTGAAACCACGATCATTGTCTGTAATTTTATCGTATTGGCAAAATAATCATCATCATCTTGTTCCTGTATCGTCCGATTCCATAACTGATTAATCCATTGCTGATTGGAGGAATCAACCATGGCACTTGCCATGAATGGAGCAACGAAGCTTGTACTATTCCCTTCTTCCAAGGCTTTTCCGCTTAGCGTATAGCCCGATTGGATATTTTCAGGGTTTCCATCCGTTTCCTCTTTAATCCAATCATTCATCCGCTTTAATTGCGGCAGCGCCCTTTCATCACCAGTCAGTAAGTAATCGAGCGTATACCGCCAAGGGGTCCTGCTGCTGTTCCAGCTATAATTGCCGTCATTCTCCCCTTCTAAAAAGTCAGCTTGTGCTGGCTGATACTCTCCCTTGGATTGTACAATGAAGTCCGGCATGAGACCAGTATTGCCGCTTTTCTCCTTATAAATGGAATGAATGATCGCATAGGCCTTATCCGTAACACCTTTCCATTCATGATTCCCAGTTGCCTCCTCAAATGACTTCAAATGATTCAGAAGAAAGTCCGATGAACGAGTCGATTGTCCGTATACTTCATCTTCATCCTCCGCCCAGTCACCTAGTTTAATCAGGGACTGCGACCGATTTATCTCATTCGACATGATCGCATCCATGATGTCCTTTGCTCTGGCGAGATAGTCGATGTCCCCTTCACTCCCCCACTGGCGATCAGCCAATAATAACGAATAGGCGATATCCATATCGCCATCAGTTGCTGAATCGGCATCCCCTGGAGTATTTATGATTTTGCCCGATTTATCCTTAACTTGCTGCCACGCCATTAATGAAGGGTCATTGTCACTTCGATGCGCTTTATAAAAACGATAAAGACCATCGAAGTACTGTTTGTCCTTGCTGCCTGCCATTATTGCCGTAACCATCATCCCATAACCGTGCGCTTCAGAAACGGTCACTGCGTTCTTGGGTTCTGCATATCCTTTATCATTGTAAAAGATATAATATTCATCATTTTTATCAGCAGGCTGCTTCAAATATTCATTTTTCCAGGTTTTATAATAATTCGCTACGGCATCATCCATCGCCTTCTGAGATAGATTGTCAGGTTTTATCGTACCCGCTTGATAGACTGTATGCTGAGGAAATGCCCTTTTACCGGCACTCTCTTTCTTTGTGTTTTGAGATACCAATGCTAGCGAGGCAATGATCACGAAAACGATCGATCCCACCGCTATCAATAAACTTCTTTTTTTCATGGCTCGCTCCTTGGGTTATGGTGCAGTATTCACTTCTTTTTTATGTTTGGCTATGAGCATTTCAATCTATTAACATGACTTTTCTTCCTTTCCGGAAGACAAAAGAAAAAGGGCCTACTTTACCCTTTTACAAAACATTAAGATTCATAGCCTTATTTAAAGAAAGTGATATTTAATTTACTCCTAATTATTAATACTGATATCAGGAGTAATAAGTTTATACTCATAAAATTTGAATCAGTAATGAGATTAAATGAATATCTTAATCCGAATAGGATAATTAAACTTAAAATAACCATTGTCAAAAAAATGAAATTCCTCAATTAACTCACCTCTTTCATCATTCCAAATTCCGGACATATCAATCTTACCCCTTGGTCATTCCACTTTTTTCAACTCCATAAGGCCTTCGCCATCCAATGAAATTTCTAATTGCTGATTAACGACTATCGAAAGCGGAAAGATTTCCGACTCTCTATCCGAAAAGATCCACCGCCGTTTACTTGGACCTAAAAGTAAAAACGAACCTGCTTCATGTTCCCCCATGAAATTCAATCCATCTTCACTTAACGTTTCAGCCTTCCTTACGGGTACACCAAAACTGACCAACTGATTTCCCAAGCTCCTTACTTCATTCGTCGTAATGTTTATTTCACTAATACACAGAACGTTTTGAGCTGAGAAAGACTCCGCCTCAGATTTGGGTGATACGGAATATCTGGAAATGAACTCGACAATGTTGCCTGAAGGGTCTGAAAAATAAAAGGCATGTGCATTTGAATAGCTGAAATAAACTTCGTCCACATCATCTTCTCTAGTCAATTCCACTTTTGATTTCGCCCATGCTTTGGCCGAAGTGAATAAATTGGTCGGTATATTCATGGCAAAATGATAAAAAGGCTTTTCCTGGAGATGATATTTTTTAATTTCAAGCACACTGTCCCCTGCCTTAATTTCAAAACCATCATCAGTATGCGATAGTAACTCAAATCCTAACTCATTAACATAAAAATTCCGCATATCATTCAATGCATGACTATACAAAGTGACCTTATTGATAATCAAAGTTTAATCCCCCTTCTCCCAAACCCGTACTCTTCATTTACATATTAAAATATATATATTCATATTCACTTTACCTATTTTTACCACAAATAGCCAATGGAATATCCCTTAATTTTTCGGCCAGCCAACTCAAAAAGGACCACCAAATCGGTGGTCCCCCGTATACATATAGTAAAGGCGGCCTTATTGAAAAAATATCTCCGCCAGCGCAGTTTACGATGGTTCCATTTAACATGATCGCCCCTGTTGTTGAAGCAAAAATGACCATGTCGGCAATTTCTTCTACCGTAGCTGAAATGTTCGGCCCTGTTGGAGAACCATTAATTAAACCACTTTGTTTTGAATCATTTCTCCTACTCCATTTGGTCATGTATTTTCATCTTTTCATCTTAAAAAGGATCATTCTTTAATTTTCATTCCAAGCATGGCTGCAAAGCCTATCGCTTGGTCCGGGGAAACTTCGCATCCATTTAAATCCTCCAGGGATACGGTAAGCCTTTGAAATGTAGAACTGCTAATATCGATTCCTTTGAGCGGTGTCCGGGAAAAGTTCGCTTCATTTAATCTACATGTTTCGATCTTCACTTTAATGAATTTACACTCATAATAATCAGCACTTTCCATTGAGCAATGATCGAACTTCACTTGCTTCAAACCGGAATAACCGAATGCACTTAAATTCAAGTTGCAATTCTCAAAAGAGACATTGCCTAAACTTGCGTCAGACAGGTTAATGCCTAAAAGTTTGGACTCCTTGAATTCCACCCGATGAATCGAGCCACCCATGAAATCGGCATTCGTCAAATCGCAATGGTCAAAAATGACATCCGTCAGCTCGATATTCCTGAAAGATACATCGCTGAATATCACATTTTTAAAAACAACCTGTGATAATACGATTTTGTCCATTTTTTCTCTATCGATCGTGCAGTTAGTTATGATACAGGACTCAAGATAAGGCTCATCCTGATAATATATTTCCTGAAAGTTCGCTTGAGTTAAGTCTTGGGGGATCTTTGGCTGTTCAATTTTGATTTTGCCTGACATATTATCACCTTTTCGCTTTATTTCTTTTTCCCAACTACTGCATCACACTTCTTTACAGGAAACAGTACGTTTTGCTTTTAACAGCGTATCCCTTTATTTGAAAGGTGCGGTGCATTGAACCGATAAGGGTTCACCTCTGGTAATATAGCAACTGGTCTACTCAATTTCGGCTTAAATATAAACTATATTTCGGTGAAGTTCAATCTAAGAATTTTACGAAAATGACTATTATTTTTGGTACTTTTGTGTCACCTTTGCCACTGCAAATTAAAAAGCTGCCTCATCGGCAGCCTTGTGACTTTAAATTTCAGTATTGAATCCTGTTGGCATCCGGAAATAATATATAGCTGCGCCCATTATCGCTATCATTCCACCTATCAGGAAAAAAGTTTGAAAGATATTTCCTCCAACAGTCGGGGAAGCGGATATGAAACCACTTGAAATCAGAAAAAGGACCCCCAATCCAGCCAAAAATAGTGCTATCTTTTTAATGCTTCTTTTGAATAAGGTATAACCCGTAAATATGATTATATATGAAGCGGTAAGGGCCATTAGAAATGGAAATAACGGCTTGAATTTTGCGGCATACACGAAATGATCCAAATTCGAGATATCATGTGCCTCCATCACCTCATCATCACTTACTTGTGAAAAATGCGCGGAATACTTCCATTCCCAAGGTTCATCCAGAATTTCGCTGCCTTCAAACCATGCACAAAATGAAAATACCATAAAGAAAAGTGCAGCGATTATTATTTGCAAAAAATATTTAAAAGTCAATGCCATCTCCTCCAGCCGTCATCATACCAATAAATGGGTAAAATTCACACTCAATCTTGAAACAAAACTGTCTTTATACCCCAAAGCAATATGTAAACATACACTGTTTCCTGAATAATATAATGTAACCACTTTTAAGGAGCGTTTAAGATATGATCACTCATGGAGATGACCTCCTTATTTCAGGAGCATGGTTACTGGGCCTCGGTACACTCGTAGGTGCAATCGGTCAAACCCGGCAAACTTTAACGGGCACTAATCTCGGCAAAGATCTGGTCCTCAAAGGGAATGTCATTGAAGCGGTTGGAAATTCGCTGCAAGCAATCGGCCGGACGAAAATGCTGAATTCGGAAAATGAACGTTCCGAAACCTATTTCATATTCGGTGGTTGGCTTGAGGCTGCTGGTAATACCGCAAATGCAGTTGGAATAGATATCCAGTTGAGTGGTTCAGAAGAAGAGGGCACCAGAACCGATGCACTCGGCAGTGGAATCCAAGGCCTAGGTGCCGCTTTTGAAGCATTCGGGGCATCACTGACGGAGGCGACATTTTCACGCTCTCTAGAGATCAAAGGAAATGGCCTCATTGCTGCAGGTTCTTTTTTGGAATCGATCGGAAATATTTTCATTTTGAATGAAAAACGACGGATGGGAGAGCAAATTCTTTTGCTTGGCAGCTGGACCCAAGTTATCGGTGCATTCATATTAATCGATGCCTTATCCATTGGACCAGAACCCGAACAACCTGAGAAAGGTAAGGATGAACATAACGGCCATTATAGCTATGCAAACTATTACGCATGAAATTGGCTGGTAATTAAGTGCCTGCAAGTTCGACTTTCATCAAGAACCCTTGTTTCCGCTTGTACAAAAACAATGCATATACTTCTCATCCAATTTCCAACTCTTCCCGCTTCCCCTCCTGGAATGGCTCATAGCTCATCCCCTCCAAAAACCAATGGTCCTGTTTAAATTTGATACATACAGCTCAAAA
It contains:
- a CDS encoding protein kinase family protein, whose translation is MQNYNELAQSVKISDDKKHILLDADPSLSLIGKGRSAYVFRIHSTNKALKVFFPDHTHTAKVEAEIYKTVQSIDYYPTLYDAGVNYLVIDHIEGNTLFECLTLGIPITEENIKEIDHALQLARKEGLNPSDIHLRNIFITSEKKVKIIDVARFKQVKSCNQWHDLKSAFHLFYSKSFFPKKIPGFILNSIAAIYKKRFLPI
- a CDS encoding DUF6376 family protein; its protein translation is MKKIMTIALLSILTLSGCSLLGEVNSSLEYADNATEYISTVKEFSNEVPALSQDAVANTEARANLEKELELMKTEIEEFNSTEPPQIAEGIHEKIVSSNQQLSDGIELYLNNIENGQIDPKALEDSEIMKSIDNITGLAKQIEELGN
- a CDS encoding SRPBCC domain-containing protein; amino-acid sequence: MENQHTLQDIKKTIILEAPIQKVWDTVSTAEGIASWFMPNDFQPKVGHEFHVQSPFGPSPCKVLELDAPHRLSFAWDTDGWIISFTLKELDGKTEFTLIHGGWKEPDTILPKPNEKSSVIRDRMDHGWEQIVNQNLKKAVEG
- a CDS encoding metalloregulator ArsR/SmtB family transcription factor, producing the protein MSAAEKHDVFQAIADPTRRKVLQLLAEGDLPISEITSHFSMSRTAIAKHLHILSEAELVSGRKVGREKRFRLHPEPLAELKQWLSFYDQFWDNKLSILKHVIENPRENGFKAAEKEKDTDEQS
- a CDS encoding YhgE/Pip domain-containing protein, which translates into the protein MLKQEWKLLLTNRKLIGVAIVLLFVPIIYGGLFLSSAWNPYGNTGKLPVAVVNNDVKAEYEGKTLSVGDELIEQLRDNDDLEWHFVTEKAAKKGFDDGTYYMVVTIPEDFSKNASTVMDDKPQKMNLTYDVNPGRSFVSETVGKQATNNLKTEIAESVTKEYAEAIFSQLDEIGDGFGDAADGASKLDDGAEKLHDGNKEVTDNLNKLASSTLTFKDGANKLQIGVGEFLEGANKLERGASELSKGISQYTSGVGQLQTGANELASGTGELTNNSGALIQGSSQLSTGLAKMVPGAQTLNNGLAQAQTGSANLNDGLNQLSQNASQLTDESTGIPKMAVGQQSLNEGITKLSEGSQALNDGLKKMDGQLPAEEQLSQLKQGLTSIQSGVNQLQEAVPAGSGASGTVSGITANLENSQAALTELQSTIANNGQSTINTVQNTEAYKSMTSEQQSELIGAIQNELQMQAEAQKQIASTLASSVSDLSTQLTNKVMPVLNGLGQLPEQVANLNNAVNKVNPNAASALNGYTAIRNALEEQLIPGATQLNSGLNEAVKGSNQLTAATESLNERAPELVNGINQLAQGGSSLNNGLSKLTEGSGQLVDGVSQLQAGSSSFGNGLEKYAFGVSKVGEGANKLANGANQLNANSASLNDGSSALVKGTEQLASNLPTLSNGVIQLAEGAGKINEGSSALAEGSHKLGDGISSLKDGTVELSEKLSDGAEEIRGNKTTDDNYSMIAEPTQVKEQKSSEVPNYGHALAPYVLSLGLFVGAIAFNMGYPTGKPSTRPTSGAAWWFSKFTVLFIQATISALVLDAIMIWGMDLQVENMGQFIGVSILTSLTFMFIVTFLTVGFGNPGRLLAMIFLVLQLGASGGMFPVELTNNFFSHVHPFIPMTYSVMGFRQAMSTSLGADALTTSIMFLTGCIIVFNLLLLLTMVIRKRKEHNIEMDA
- a CDS encoding Rrf2 family transcriptional regulator, with protein sequence MQLTKGVEQAICIIVILSTQDKNVPLSSNEISRRLEVSPSYLKKIIRKLVVKQIITSVPGNNGGLSLAKSVDKIKNLEIIEAMEGPISMFPDTGLIEKAFKDGEYAEKGMDVLRRMFSQADELLMDFFSSQTVADLLKESFGTTDIPTVNWNSGSLGELIREKKGEKE
- a CDS encoding VOC family protein; the protein is MMKVTPFLMFEGNAEEAMNYYTSLIEGSKITSMKRYGANESGTEGSVMQATFTLKDQEFMCIDSNVKHQFTFTPSFSIFLTCDSEEEIDRLYASLTDGGQVMMPLGDYFFSKKFGWVSDKFGVSWQLTLPI
- a CDS encoding glycosyl hydrolase family 8; this translates as MKKRSLLIAVGSIVFVIIASLALVSQNTKKESAGKRAFPQHTVYQAGTIKPDNLSQKAMDDAVANYYKTWKNEYLKQPADKNDEYYIFYNDKGYAEPKNAVTVSEAHGYGMMVTAIMAGSKDKQYFDGLYRFYKAHRSDNDPSLMAWQQVKDKSGKIINTPGDADSATDGDMDIAYSLLLADRQWGSEGDIDYLARAKDIMDAIMSNEINRSQSLIKLGDWAEDEDEVYGQSTRSSDFLLNHLKSFEEATGNHEWKGVTDKAYAIIHSIYKEKSGNTGLMPDFIVQSKGEYQPAQADFLEGENDGNYSWNSSRTPWRYTLDYLLTGDERALPQLKRMNDWIKEETDGNPENIQSGYTLSGKALEEGNSTSFVAPFMASAMVDSSNQQWINQLWNRTIQEQDDDDYFANTIKLQTMIVVSGNWWAP
- a CDS encoding VOC family protein; this encodes MIINKVTLYSHALNDMRNFYVNELGFELLSHTDDGFEIKAGDSVLEIKKYHLQEKPFYHFAMNIPTNLFTSAKAWAKSKVELTREDDVDEVYFSYSNAHAFYFSDPSGNIVEFISRYSVSPKSEAESFSAQNVLCISEINITTNEVRSLGNQLVSFGVPVRKAETLSEDGLNFMGEHEAGSFLLLGPSKRRWIFSDRESEIFPLSIVVNQQLEISLDGEGLMELKKVE
- a CDS encoding pentapeptide repeat-containing protein; the protein is MSGKIKIEQPKIPQDLTQANFQEIYYQDEPYLESCIITNCTIDREKMDKIVLSQVVFKNVIFSDVSFRNIELTDVIFDHCDLTNADFMGGSIHRVEFKESKLLGINLSDASLGNVSFENCNLNLSAFGYSGLKQVKFDHCSMESADYYECKFIKVKIETCRLNEANFSRTPLKGIDISSSTFQRLTVSLEDLNGCEVSPDQAIGFAAMLGMKIKE
- a CDS encoding DUF4306 domain-containing protein, with the protein product MTFKYFLQIIIAALFFMVFSFCAWFEGSEILDEPWEWKYSAHFSQVSDDEVMEAHDISNLDHFVYAAKFKPLFPFLMALTASYIIIFTGYTLFKRSIKKIALFLAGLGVLFLISSGFISASPTVGGNIFQTFFLIGGMIAIMGAAIYYFRMPTGFNTEI